Proteins encoded by one window of Pseudomonas sp. PSKL.D1:
- a CDS encoding LLM class flavin-dependent oxidoreductase, producing the protein MPRLIRFNAFSMNAASHQSPGLWRHPRNTSTAFNRLDYWTDLARLLERGLFDALFIADVLGIYDVYQGGPGAALRGGVQVPVNDPLLLVPAMAGVTRHLGFGVTFSLTYEHPYPFARRMSTLDHLSNGRVGWNIVTGYLDSAARNLGLARQLGHDQRYDLAEEYLQVLYKLWEKSWDADAVVLERETGRYIEPSKVHAIGHAGEHYQVPGMHLCQPSPQRTPVLFQAGASARGQQFAATHAECVFISGPTPTVLRRYADGIRHASEAAGRGRDEVLIYAQALIIVAPTAEEARARFAEYRRYVDLDAALALLSGWTGIDFAGLAPDTYIEYVENDAGRAALAAFTAADPNRRWTVREAAEFIGLGGRGPVLVGAPGEIADQLEHWLDQTGIDGFNLTYAVQPDDLHNVVDLLVPELQRRGRYPHAYTDGTLRHKLFGKGDHLPEHHAGQQVRIQ; encoded by the coding sequence ATGCCCCGCCTCATTCGCTTCAACGCCTTCAGCATGAACGCCGCCAGCCACCAGTCGCCCGGCTTGTGGCGCCACCCGCGCAACACCAGTACGGCCTTCAACCGCCTGGATTACTGGACCGACCTGGCCCGCTTGCTGGAGCGTGGCCTGTTCGACGCGCTGTTCATTGCCGATGTGCTGGGCATCTATGACGTTTACCAGGGCGGCCCCGGCGCCGCCCTGCGAGGCGGCGTGCAGGTGCCGGTCAACGACCCGCTACTGCTGGTGCCGGCCATGGCCGGGGTCACCCGGCACCTGGGCTTTGGCGTGACCTTCTCGCTGACCTACGAACACCCCTACCCCTTCGCCCGGCGCATGTCCACACTCGACCACCTGAGCAATGGCCGGGTCGGCTGGAACATCGTTACCGGCTACCTGGACAGCGCCGCACGCAACCTGGGCCTGGCCCGCCAACTGGGCCACGACCAGCGTTACGACCTGGCCGAGGAATACCTGCAAGTGCTGTACAAACTCTGGGAAAAAAGCTGGGACGCGGACGCCGTGGTGCTGGAGCGCGAAACCGGGCGCTACATCGAGCCGTCCAAGGTGCACGCCATCGGCCATGCCGGCGAGCACTACCAGGTGCCCGGCATGCACCTGTGCCAACCTTCACCGCAGCGCACACCGGTGCTGTTCCAGGCGGGTGCTTCCGCGCGCGGCCAGCAATTTGCCGCCACGCACGCCGAATGCGTGTTCATCAGCGGGCCGACGCCTACGGTGCTGCGCCGCTACGCCGATGGCATCCGCCACGCCAGCGAAGCCGCCGGGCGTGGCCGTGACGAAGTGCTGATCTACGCGCAGGCGTTGATCATCGTTGCGCCCACCGCAGAAGAGGCCCGGGCGCGCTTCGCCGAATACCGCCGTTATGTCGACCTGGATGCCGCTCTCGCCCTGCTTTCAGGCTGGACCGGTATCGATTTCGCCGGCCTTGCCCCGGACACGTACATCGAATACGTCGAGAACGACGCCGGCCGAGCAGCGCTGGCAGCCTTCACCGCTGCCGACCCCAACCGCCGCTGGACCGTGCGTGAAGCTGCAGAGTTCATCGGCCTGGGCGGCCGTGGCCCGGTGCTGGTCGGCGCCCCGGGCGAGATCGCCGACCAACTGGAGCACTGGCTCGACCAGACGGGCATCGACGGTTTCAACCTGACCTACGCCGTGCAGCCCGACGACCTGCACAACGTGGTCGATCTGTTGGTGCCCGAGCTGCAACGGCGTGGCCGCTACCCGCATGCCTATACCGACGGCACGCTGCGCCACAAGCTGTTCGGCAAGGGCGACCATCTGCCTGAACATCATGCAGGCCAGCAGGTGCGCATTCAGTAA
- a CDS encoding bifunctional allantoicase/(S)-ureidoglycine aminohydrolase, translating into MSNHSYFAPHGGHPAQTELLTDRAMFTEAYAVIPKGVMRDIVTSHLPFWDKMRMWVIARPLTGFAETFSQYIVEVAPEGGSERPEMDVNAEAVVFIVEGEIDITVEGKHHTLGQGGYAFLAPGAEWSLRNNSKANCTFHWLRKHYQKVEGLDIPESFVTHRDNATVIEMPGTEGRWVTTRFVDMADMRHDMHVNIVTFQPGGVIPFAETHVMEHGLYVLEGKAVYRLNQDWVEVEAGDFMWLRAFCPQACYAGGPGKFSYLLYKDVNRHVHLTLNPQR; encoded by the coding sequence ATGTCGAATCATTCCTACTTCGCCCCCCACGGTGGGCACCCGGCTCAAACCGAGCTGCTGACTGACCGTGCCATGTTCACCGAAGCCTACGCCGTCATCCCCAAAGGCGTGATGCGTGACATCGTCACCAGCCACTTGCCGTTCTGGGACAAGATGCGCATGTGGGTCATCGCCCGCCCGCTGACCGGCTTTGCCGAAACCTTCTCGCAATACATCGTCGAAGTGGCGCCGGAAGGCGGCAGCGAGCGCCCGGAAATGGACGTTAACGCCGAAGCCGTGGTGTTCATCGTCGAAGGCGAAATCGACATCACCGTAGAAGGCAAGCACCACACCCTGGGCCAGGGCGGCTATGCCTTCCTCGCACCGGGCGCCGAATGGAGCCTGCGCAACAACAGCAAGGCCAATTGCACCTTCCACTGGCTGCGCAAGCACTACCAGAAGGTCGAAGGCCTGGACATCCCCGAGTCGTTCGTCACCCACCGCGACAATGCCACCGTCATCGAAATGCCGGGCACCGAAGGCCGCTGGGTCACCACCCGCTTCGTCGACATGGCCGACATGCGCCACGACATGCATGTGAACATCGTTACCTTCCAGCCAGGCGGCGTGATTCCGTTTGCCGAAACCCACGTGATGGAGCACGGCCTGTACGTGCTGGAAGGCAAGGCCGTTTACCGCCTGAACCAGGACTGGGTTGAAGTGGAAGCCGGTGACTTCATGTGGCTGCGCGCGTTCTGCCCGCAGGCGTGCTACGCCGGTGGCCCAGGCAAGTTCAGCTACCTGCTGTACAAGGACGTGAACCGTCATGTGCACTTGACGCTGAATCCGCAGCGCTGA
- a CDS encoding START domain-containing protein, with translation MNRCLLLTALLLLSPAFSDSAWHLAYDREGIRVYLSSAPDSPYQQFRGVSTMKASVRTLTDLQENLRVACKWLYACEQMRLLEVDGDSTWVYLTTNLPWPTLPRDMVLKVTTERLEDGTLVRHLSAEPGKLPETPGLIRVQRLSGEWVMKPLGERETEVTYQLQADPAGDVPGWLANRFVVDAPVVTLRTLRAVAERQR, from the coding sequence ATGAACCGCTGCCTCCTGCTCACCGCCCTGCTGCTCCTCAGCCCCGCATTTTCGGATAGCGCCTGGCACCTGGCCTACGACCGCGAAGGCATCCGCGTCTACCTCAGCAGCGCCCCCGACTCCCCCTACCAGCAGTTCCGTGGTGTCAGCACCATGAAAGCCAGCGTGCGCACCCTCACCGACTTGCAGGAAAACCTGCGGGTGGCGTGCAAGTGGCTGTATGCCTGCGAACAGATGCGCCTGCTGGAAGTGGACGGTGATAGCACCTGGGTGTACCTCACCACCAACCTGCCATGGCCCACCTTGCCACGGGACATGGTCTTGAAGGTGACTACCGAGCGGCTGGAAGACGGCACTCTGGTGCGCCACCTGAGCGCCGAGCCGGGGAAGTTACCGGAAACACCCGGGCTGATCCGCGTGCAACGGCTCAGTGGTGAGTGGGTGATGAAACCGCTGGGCGAGCGGGAAACCGAGGTGACTTACCAGTTGCAGGCCGACCCGGCCGGGGATGTGCCCGGGTGGCTGGCCAACCGGTTCGTGGTGGATGCGCCAGTGGTCACGCTGAGGACGCTGCGTGCGGTGGCCGAGCGACAACGTTGA
- a CDS encoding ABC transporter substrate-binding protein: MNRNLSFFLAVLTLTLTLPAWAEPAQRMRIGVGGQASIYHLPLAVALHKGYFKEQQLDVEVVDFAGGGKAMQALLADAVDVISGAYEHTVRANARGMATQAFVLASETPQIAMAVSARHFPEYRSLADLRGKTIGISAPGSSTQMVASRVLNQAGVSPDDVSFIGLGTGMAAIEALVSGKVHALVHSEPLISQLQQRPEVTIVADTRTPADSAQLFGGPVPANVLLARMHYIEAHPQRIQRLTNAMLKALRWLNQASPEDIAALVPQSWQLNDALVYQQALRNVLPALSADGRFSEEGIDNLLKALESFDPTLTNLAEDNASTWTNRFVDNAP; this comes from the coding sequence ATGAACCGCAATCTTTCGTTTTTTCTAGCCGTGCTCACCCTGACACTTACCCTGCCCGCCTGGGCGGAACCGGCCCAACGGATGCGCATTGGCGTGGGGGGGCAGGCATCGATCTATCACCTGCCACTGGCTGTCGCGCTGCACAAAGGGTATTTCAAGGAGCAGCAGCTCGACGTGGAGGTGGTCGACTTCGCTGGCGGCGGCAAAGCCATGCAGGCGCTGCTGGCCGATGCCGTGGATGTGATTTCCGGCGCCTATGAGCACACCGTCCGCGCAAACGCCCGCGGTATGGCTACGCAAGCCTTCGTGCTGGCCAGCGAAACCCCGCAAATTGCCATGGCCGTCTCGGCACGCCACTTCCCCGAGTACCGCTCACTGGCCGACCTGCGCGGCAAAACAATCGGCATCAGCGCACCCGGCTCCAGTACCCAGATGGTCGCCAGCCGGGTGTTGAATCAGGCCGGTGTCAGCCCTGACGACGTATCGTTCATCGGGCTGGGAACGGGTATGGCCGCCATCGAAGCGCTGGTTTCGGGCAAGGTTCACGCCCTCGTCCACAGTGAACCGCTGATCAGCCAGTTACAGCAGCGGCCCGAAGTCACGATCGTAGCCGACACCCGCACGCCTGCGGATAGCGCACAACTGTTCGGGGGGCCGGTCCCGGCCAATGTGCTGCTTGCGCGCATGCACTACATCGAGGCTCACCCGCAGCGCATACAGCGCCTGACCAACGCGATGCTCAAGGCACTGCGCTGGTTGAACCAGGCCAGCCCCGAGGACATCGCAGCGCTGGTTCCGCAAAGCTGGCAACTGAACGACGCCCTGGTCTATCAACAGGCCTTGCGCAATGTTCTACCCGCATTGAGTGCGGACGGACGTTTCTCAGAGGAAGGCATTGATAACCTGCTCAAAGCACTGGAAAGCTTTGATCCGACATTGACAAACCTTGCAGAGGACAACGCGAGCACCTGGACCAACCGCTTTGTCGACAATGCACCATGA
- a CDS encoding ABC transporter ATP-binding protein, producing MSPIPALSMCQVQVKRGAITVLEAIDLQVGAGEFVCLLGPSGCGKSTLLDLAAGLTLPTTGKVSCLGQPLTGINLQSGYLFQQDALLPWCTALENVTLSLRLQRVEQREANATGMRWLEQVGLADFAHYYPAQLSGGMRKRVALAQVLVHDAPVLLMDEPFAALDAQTRQSAQVLLLNLWEQRRRAVLFVTHDLDEALTLADRIVMLGAAPNARCLASLPIDLPRPRCLSSVRTHPRYQRLYRRLWQMLHPPSSTSTCAALP from the coding sequence ATGAGCCCGATTCCTGCGTTGAGCATGTGCCAGGTACAGGTCAAGCGCGGTGCCATTACCGTGCTTGAGGCTATCGATCTGCAGGTGGGCGCCGGCGAGTTCGTCTGCCTGCTTGGCCCCAGCGGCTGTGGCAAGAGCACATTGCTGGACCTCGCCGCCGGGCTCACACTTCCCACGACGGGCAAGGTCAGTTGCCTCGGGCAACCGCTAACAGGCATCAACTTGCAAAGCGGGTATCTGTTTCAACAAGATGCGCTGTTGCCCTGGTGCACAGCACTGGAAAACGTCACCCTCTCCTTGCGCCTGCAGCGGGTTGAGCAGCGCGAGGCCAACGCAACAGGCATGCGTTGGCTTGAACAGGTAGGGCTTGCCGATTTTGCGCACTATTATCCCGCGCAATTGTCTGGCGGCATGCGTAAACGGGTAGCGCTCGCCCAGGTGCTGGTGCATGACGCGCCTGTGCTTTTGATGGATGAACCCTTCGCCGCACTGGATGCACAAACACGCCAGAGTGCGCAGGTGTTGCTGCTGAACCTGTGGGAACAACGCCGCCGGGCCGTGCTGTTCGTTACCCATGACCTTGATGAAGCGCTAACCCTTGCCGACCGTATCGTCATGCTGGGCGCTGCACCCAATGCCCGTTGCCTGGCGTCTTTGCCAATCGACCTGCCTCGCCCACGCTGCTTGTCGAGCGTGCGCACCCACCCGCGCTATCAGCGCTTATACCGCCGCCTGTGGCAAATGCTGCATCCGCCTTCCTCCACCTCGACTTGCGCAGCCTTGCCATGA
- a CDS encoding ABC transporter permease produces the protein MKPLPLYGLRLLLLGTFLGTWGLLARNAELAFFIGHPWQVLERLWNWLATGSGVLEVQWQGQNLVVMHFPGTLYPHLLVTLAETLIALLIGVVTGLLAGFCLGLMPAVAHLLSPFIKAANAIPRVVLAPLFLMWFGLGMPSKIALAVSLVFFAVFFNVYQGVREVSPALLANVRLLGASRWQLVRLVYLPSAAGWVFSSLNMVTGLALAGVVVGEYLGASRGIGYLILQAEATFDVNAVMAGIVVLTFCALCLDAVFARIERRLQAWRNLDP, from the coding sequence ATGAAACCTTTACCGCTATACGGCTTGCGTTTGCTACTGCTTGGCACGTTCCTGGGCACTTGGGGGCTGCTGGCACGTAATGCCGAACTGGCATTTTTCATCGGCCACCCCTGGCAAGTGCTCGAGCGGCTGTGGAACTGGCTGGCAACGGGCAGCGGTGTGCTGGAGGTGCAATGGCAAGGGCAAAACCTCGTGGTCATGCACTTCCCAGGGACGCTTTACCCTCACCTGTTGGTAACCTTGGCTGAAACCCTCATCGCCTTGCTGATTGGCGTCGTCACGGGGCTGTTGGCGGGCTTTTGCCTAGGGCTGATGCCCGCTGTAGCGCACCTGTTATCACCATTCATCAAAGCGGCTAACGCTATACCGCGGGTCGTCCTGGCCCCCCTGTTTCTGATGTGGTTCGGGCTGGGCATGCCATCGAAAATTGCCCTGGCGGTATCGCTGGTGTTCTTTGCCGTCTTCTTCAACGTTTATCAAGGTGTGCGTGAAGTCAGCCCGGCCCTGCTGGCGAACGTCAGGCTTTTAGGTGCCAGCCGCTGGCAACTGGTGCGCCTGGTCTATCTGCCATCAGCGGCCGGGTGGGTATTTTCAAGCCTGAACATGGTCACCGGCCTGGCGCTGGCCGGCGTGGTGGTAGGCGAGTACTTGGGGGCATCGCGCGGTATCGGCTATCTGATCCTGCAGGCCGAAGCCACGTTCGATGTCAATGCGGTCATGGCAGGCATCGTCGTGCTGACGTTTTGCGCATTGTGCCTGGATGCCGTGTTCGCGCGCATTGAACGGCGGCTGCAAGCCTGGCGAAACCTCGACCCTTGA
- a CDS encoding AraC family transcriptional regulator has protein sequence MESRLLSERSSVFHHADPYAVSDYVNRHVGQHCIGLSRTTHPQASLSHRKFAELDLCRISYGGSVRVTSPALETIYHLQVLLNGSCLWRGHQREHHLVPGELLLINPDDPVDLTYSEDCEKFILKVPTRLLDGICEEQRWQRPDGGIRFLRNHYRLEELDGFVNLLAMVCHEAEVGDSLPRVQGHYSQIVASKLLTLMNTNIRRESLGTQGASLERILDYIDHNLKLELAAEALAEQACMSVRSLYALFDRQLGTTPKQYVRQRKLERVHACLADTSCAVRSVTELAMDYGFLHLGRFSEIYRQRFGELPSETLKKR, from the coding sequence ATGGAAAGCCGCCTGCTGAGCGAGCGCAGTAGCGTGTTCCATCACGCCGACCCCTATGCCGTGTCCGATTACGTCAACCGGCACGTGGGCCAGCATTGCATCGGCCTGTCGCGCACCACCCACCCTCAAGCCAGCCTCAGCCACCGCAAGTTTGCCGAACTCGACCTGTGCCGCATCAGCTATGGCGGCAGCGTGCGCGTTACATCCCCGGCGCTGGAAACCATCTACCACCTGCAGGTGCTGCTCAACGGCAGCTGCCTGTGGCGCGGGCATCAGCGTGAGCACCACCTGGTGCCGGGCGAATTGCTGCTGATCAACCCGGACGACCCGGTTGACCTCACCTACTCGGAAGACTGCGAAAAGTTCATCCTCAAAGTGCCGACCCGGCTGCTTGACGGCATCTGCGAAGAGCAACGCTGGCAGCGGCCCGACGGCGGCATCCGGTTTTTGCGCAACCATTACCGGCTGGAAGAACTGGACGGCTTCGTCAACCTGTTGGCGATGGTGTGCCACGAGGCCGAAGTGGGTGACTCGCTGCCGCGCGTGCAGGGCCACTACAGCCAGATTGTCGCCAGCAAGCTGTTGACCCTGATGAACACCAACATCCGCCGCGAAAGCCTGGGCACGCAGGGGGCCAGCCTTGAGCGGATTCTGGATTACATAGACCACAATCTGAAGCTTGAACTGGCCGCCGAGGCGTTGGCAGAGCAAGCCTGCATGAGCGTGCGATCGCTCTATGCCTTGTTCGACCGCCAGTTGGGCACCACGCCCAAGCAGTATGTGCGCCAGCGCAAGCTGGAGCGCGTACATGCCTGCCTGGCCGATACCAGTTGCGCGGTGCGCAGTGTCACCGAGCTGGCAATGGATTACGGCTTTCTGCATTTGGGGCGTTTTTCGGAGATCTACCGGCAACGCTTTGGTGAACTGCCCTCCGAAACCCTCAAGAAGCGCTGA
- a CDS encoding GlxA family transcriptional regulator, whose protein sequence is MSHFESILKNTNLAHLAPASRTPLSLPCRRVAFVLREHFSMMAFTAAMDTLVTANLMSATPLYQIHVVGEGAQVMSDLGIALPVTTALDELDVQGLDTLLVCGGFRVRLEAAPLLRGKLRHADQLGCQLGGLWNGAYFLAEAGLLNDHDCAFHPDGRAMLNELFPKVRLSRQAHVLDGRRITCAGASSALDMMLALLEQQGGEGLRRAVEQMLACDRARVPSDVPGSTPEIDPSLPRGVRLALELMHANIEDPISIDEIAEHAGLSRRHLERLFRRHVQATPPRYYLELRLTHARQLLQHTSKSLTEVAVASGFVSFPHFYRRFRELYAIAPRQFRARSQGWVATVQ, encoded by the coding sequence ATGAGCCACTTCGAAAGCATCCTCAAAAACACCAACCTGGCCCACCTCGCTCCAGCCAGCCGTACGCCGTTGTCGTTGCCCTGCCGCCGCGTGGCCTTCGTGTTGCGCGAGCACTTTTCGATGATGGCCTTCACCGCCGCCATGGACACCCTGGTCACCGCCAACTTGATGAGCGCTACCCCGCTGTACCAGATTCACGTAGTAGGCGAGGGCGCGCAGGTGATGAGCGACCTGGGCATTGCACTGCCGGTCACCACAGCGCTGGATGAGTTGGACGTGCAGGGCCTGGACACCCTGCTGGTGTGCGGCGGTTTTCGCGTGCGCCTGGAAGCGGCGCCGCTGCTACGCGGCAAGTTGCGCCACGCCGACCAGCTTGGCTGCCAGCTCGGCGGCTTGTGGAACGGCGCCTACTTTCTCGCCGAAGCAGGCCTGCTCAACGACCACGATTGCGCGTTCCACCCCGATGGCCGCGCCATGCTCAACGAACTGTTCCCCAAAGTGCGCCTGAGCCGCCAGGCCCATGTGCTGGACGGCCGCCGCATTACCTGCGCGGGTGCCAGCAGCGCACTGGACATGATGCTGGCGCTGCTGGAGCAGCAAGGCGGTGAAGGCCTGCGCCGGGCGGTTGAGCAGATGCTGGCCTGCGACCGGGCACGCGTGCCCAGCGATGTGCCGGGCAGCACGCCGGAAATCGACCCCAGCCTGCCGCGCGGTGTACGCCTGGCGCTGGAGCTGATGCATGCCAATATCGAAGACCCGATCAGCATCGACGAAATTGCCGAACATGCCGGGCTGTCGCGCCGCCACCTGGAGCGCCTTTTCCGGCGCCATGTCCAGGCGACACCGCCGCGCTATTATCTGGAACTGCGCCTGACCCATGCCCGGCAATTACTGCAGCACACCAGCAAATCGCTGACCGAAGTGGCGGTGGCCAGCGGGTTTGTCAGCTTCCCGCACTTTTACCGGCGCTTTCGCGAGCTGTATGCCATCGCGCCGCGCCAGTTTCGTGCACGCAGCCAGGGCTGGGTGGCAACCGTCCAGTAA
- the proX gene encoding glycine betaine/L-proline ABC transporter substrate-binding protein ProX, which produces MLESTFSRSILQGASALALVIASLCANASADKPGEGVKVTPIFPSIAEERFRGEVAMEGLRELGYKVQEPKETEYGVMMVALANGDADFTVHLWDKLHDKFYQQAGGDDVMVKAGDIMPGVLQGYLIDKKTAEQYHIKYITDLKKPEIAKLFDTDGDGKANLTGCNPGWGCELVISHHMKAYDLDKAVHVDQGSYFALMADTITRYKEGKPILYFTWVPQWISTVLVEDKDVVWLEVPKTDLPDGNNTVDTMYKGKNLGFAVDKIEAVLNKDFAQENPAAAKFLSLMQITTADESAQNLKMQQGEKKPADITRHAKEWVAAHRQQFDLWLQASRAAATQASN; this is translated from the coding sequence CATCGCCTCACTGTGCGCCAACGCCTCGGCCGACAAGCCCGGCGAAGGCGTGAAGGTGACGCCGATCTTCCCGTCGATCGCTGAAGAGCGCTTCCGTGGCGAAGTGGCCATGGAAGGCCTGCGTGAGCTGGGTTACAAGGTGCAGGAGCCGAAAGAAACCGAATACGGGGTGATGATGGTCGCGCTGGCCAACGGCGACGCCGACTTCACCGTGCACCTGTGGGACAAGCTGCACGACAAGTTCTACCAGCAGGCCGGCGGTGACGACGTGATGGTCAAGGCCGGCGACATCATGCCGGGTGTACTGCAGGGTTACCTGATCGACAAGAAAACCGCCGAGCAGTACCACATCAAGTACATCACCGACCTTAAAAAACCCGAAATCGCCAAGTTGTTCGACACCGATGGTGACGGCAAGGCCAACCTCACCGGCTGCAACCCCGGCTGGGGTTGTGAACTGGTGATCTCGCACCACATGAAGGCCTATGACCTGGACAAGGCCGTGCACGTCGACCAGGGCTCTTACTTCGCGCTGATGGCCGACACCATCACCCGCTACAAGGAGGGCAAGCCGATCCTGTACTTCACCTGGGTGCCCCAGTGGATTTCCACCGTGCTGGTCGAGGACAAGGATGTGGTGTGGCTGGAAGTGCCGAAAACCGACCTGCCAGACGGCAACAACACCGTCGATACGATGTACAAAGGCAAAAACCTGGGCTTTGCCGTGGACAAGATCGAAGCCGTATTGAACAAGGACTTTGCCCAGGAAAACCCCGCTGCAGCCAAGTTCCTGTCGCTGATGCAGATCACCACGGCCGACGAGAGCGCGCAGAACCTGAAGATGCAGCAGGGCGAAAAGAAGCCTGCCGACATCACCCGACATGCCAAGGAATGGGTCGCGGCGCACCGTCAGCAGTTTGACCTGTGGCTGCAGGCTTCGCGTGCGGCTGCCACCCAGGCCAGCAATTAA